The Lolium rigidum isolate FL_2022 chromosome 2, APGP_CSIRO_Lrig_0.1, whole genome shotgun sequence genomic interval ttgggacttttagcaagtttttgcaagaacttaataacttcagagatgtggcaatcatcaaaattcaaaccattataatctaaagcaatgggatcatcatccccaatgttggaaaaaatttcagcagctttatcgcgaggcggtttcagcggttttagcgagtttcgggcagtttttcgcgctttgcattagaagtggaaacattgctaacaccaattcttttattagtatgagtaggaggtgcagcaacatgtgtagcattagcattactagtggtggtaatagtccaaactttagctatattcttctctttagctagtttttcattttcttctctatcccacctagcacgcggttcagccattagtcttatattctcattaattctaacttgaatggcatttgctgtagtaacaattttattttcaatgtccctattaggcataactttcgatttcaaaagatcaacatcggaggcaagactatcaactctagaaacaagaatatcaattttattgagcttttcctcaacagatttgttaaaggcgagtttgtgtactaataaattctttaagcatggcttcaagtccagggggtgaattcctattattgttgtaagaattcccataagaattagcataaccgttaccattattataaggatatggcctatagttattactagaattgttcaggtaagcattgttgttgaaattattatttttaatgaagtttacatcaacatgttcttcttgtgcaaccaatgaagctaacggaacattattaggatcaacattagtcctatcattcacaagcatagacataatagcatcaaccttatcactcaaggaagaggtttcttcgacgaatttaccttcttaccttgtggagctctttccgtgtgccattcgaagtaatttatcatcatatcatcaagaagttttgtagccgccccaatgtgatggacataaaggtacctccagcagactgaatccaataaattccgcgaagaaaaatttagtcctgcatagaaggtttggatgatcatccaagtagtcgatccatgggttgggcaatttttaaccgagagatttcattctttcccaagcttgagcaacatgttcgagtatctaattgtttaaaattcattatgctactcctcaaagatataattttagcagggggataatatctaccaataaaagcatccttgcatttagtccatgaatcaatactattcttaggcgagagatagcaaccaatctttagctcttcctcttaatgagaaagggaacaattttagtttaataatatcaccatctacatctttatatttttgcatttcacatagttcaacaaaattattgagatgggcagcggcatcatcggaactaacaccgagaaaattgatggttcataacaagattcgataaagcgaggtttaatttcaaagaattctgctgtagtagcgaggtggagcaataggtgtgcataagaaatcattattatttgtggttgtgaagtcacacaacttagtattctcagcgttggccattttagcaatagtaaataaagcaaactagataaagtaaatgcaagtaaactaatttttttgtgttttcgatatagcaaacaagatagcaaataaagtaaaactagcaactaattttttttgtattttgatatagtgcagcaaacaaagtagtaaataaaataaagcaagacaaaaacaaagtaaagagattggattgtggagactccccttgcagcgtgtcttgatctccccggcaacggcgccggaaaatatgcttgatggcgtgtatttcacacgttcgttgggcaaccccaagaggaaggtatgatgagcacagcagcaagttttccctcggaaagaaaccaaggtttatcgaaccaggaggagccaagaagcacgttgaaggttgatggcggcgagatgtagtgcggcgcaacaccggagattccggcgccaacgtggaacctgcacaacacaaccaagctactttgccccaacgaaacaggtgaggttgtcaatctcaccggcttctctgtaacaaaggattaaccgtattgtgtggaatatgattgtttgcgagagaaaacggtagaaacaagtattgcggtagattgtatttcggtaaagagaattggaccggggtccacggttcactagaggtgtctctcccataagacgaacagcatgttgggtgaacaaattacggttgggcaattgacaaataaagagagcatgacaatgcacatacatatcatgatgagtatagtgagatttaattgggcattacgacaaagtacatagaccgccatccagctgcatctatgcctaaaaagtccaccttcgggttatcatccgaaccccctccggtattaagttgcaaagcaacggacaattgcattaagtatggtgcgtaatgtaatcaacaactacatccttagacatagcatcaatgttttatccctagtggcaacgacacaacacaaccttagaactttacgtcaactgtcccggtgtcaatgcgaggcatgaacccactatcgagcataagtactccctcttggagttaaaagcatctacttggccagagcatctactaataacggagagcatgcaagatcataaacaacacataagcataactttgataatcaacataacaagtattctctattcatcggatcccaacaaacgcaacatatagaattacatatagatgatcttgatcatgataggcagctcacaagatccgacaatgatagcacaatggggagaagacaaccatctagctacttgctatggacccatagtccgggggtagactactcactcatcactccggaggcgaccatggcggcgtagagtcctccgggagatgattcccctctccggcgagggtgccggagagcgatctccgaggatcccccgagatgggatcggcggcggcggcgtctcggtagtgttttccgtatcgtggctctcggtgctgggggtttcgtcacggaggctatttgtaggcggaagggcaggtcaagaggcggcacgggggcccacaccacgggcggcgcggccaagggggggccgcgccgccctagggtttggcgccccgtggcccctcttcgtctctccttcggacttctggaagcttcgtgagaaaataggcctccgggcttttatttcgtccaattccgagaatatttctttactaggatttctgaaaccaaaaacagcgaaaacgacgagcggcacttcggcatcttgttaataggttagttccagaaaatgcacgaatatgatataaagtgtgcataaaacatgtagataacatcaataatgtggcatggaacacaagaaattatcgatacgttggagacgtatcaacgcgtatccatgagggatctccttaggcgcctccattaagaactggtagtcactggggtcgccaccaattctgtagacgaggaatgccggtgtagtcggcacttcagcaggtgctgccaacgcaaatggcggcggtggacggggactggaatggcaattctccttgatgagtcccgagagctggtcccgacggcgagtgcggtggctcatgatctctcggatcacgcgcggagcgacacgctccggcgcgttgaccaagttctcgagtggcggtgtagcgagtgagccaccgggtagttgatctcctgccgctggacccccggtgcgttcctccgacgaggtagagaggtctatcccatcgagtgcaccttcggtgagaaccccttccatccgatgccaccgaacgggttctccgaaaagagccgatgaggtcggcttcgagggtagccttgatctcgttgtattgcttcttgaggtcatcgggcggatcctcgtaggtggtcggcgtgccgtccgccatctcggatgtagatggcgatgtggttgatgtagacgattgtcccaccgggcgtgccgagaatgtgttgactgccaaaacccaccggcgggcagcggccttgtcaacaccgtagagccggggagcctagagctgcggctggctgagacccctccgagcgacggcccgcaatgctcttacggtcacacgcggcgttgcgaagtgcaagggcgtgccacctgacctatacccggtcgggaaggtgatgagggtgcctcgcttagtttcctgcagggcatacatgtaaacattaaatacgagcctcgatcggctctcgaggttatctcgtgaatcggctcaaagagccgatccacccatgatccgtgcggggtgcacgaatacttggcggtcctggcttgatcaagatgaagctaatgagatctacgacgatttagggttttcaccgcataaccggatcatcctactccggagttgggccttgcggccacgcacggtgctcgtaagccgatcctaaacaaggccgagaaaaccaacatgaagttgattctaggaacatcccgtttaggacttgcgaacgccaccctacgtgccacttggatcctccccccattgtaaggccaaactattgcgagatattaaactaatccttgtagaacaaggagcaatcgtaacggatcagatctactaaacaatgatcaagcggggtgccgccccacacactgagataggcgtgaggacggctagatatgcaagggttgcactacgtaagcatgcttaaacgaagaacaatgctaaccctaacacatctaatgataactacgttgctcgccatcaaaaacgcttcagtacgagcaacgcatgaacaacgtggggcttgtgctgcctagatcgcaagatgcgatctaggcagcatgtcgcttacctgatagaaaccctcgagatgaaggagttggcgatgcgccgagattggtttgtttttggggttgaacgtgagttgttgtttattccataaaccctaggtacatatttatagtccgggggactttctaatgagggcgtgcactaaactgtgcacgactaagattctatctcttatctaaaataataaactactaaataaagatacacgggcaattcagcccaagacccttcgtgccaggccgccttagaattcttccacatgtaatcttccaagcccggcccacctctggattcgtctaaaatctggtgataacaccctcTGTCCCCATTTCGGTTGTTCCGTCAGCACATACAACTTGCCGTCCACGAGGGTGGGCGGCGGCGAGTGGATGTGATATACCACACGATTCAGGAACTTGCGTGGATGGCGCCGCCACGATCCGATGTCATCTCCCAAGGTGTAAACGTCCAAGTAGCTGTATATTCTGTCATAGCACAACGAAGGGTCATCTGAGGAGAAGCGGAACAGTTTGTACCGGCGGGTGGACGGGCTGAATGAAACCCATGGCGTACAGGCGGTGGCACGTGTACCTGATTCTGGGTGGCGCCGGGATTTTCAGCTTCTCGTCGGTGATTGGATTGCACACGAACACGGGCCAGTCTGGCGGGTTGGGTTCGAGGAGAAGGAAGCCGTTGCAGGTGCTGGTGGGATAGTAGCCATCGGATAGATGAGTGATGTGGCAGATGGGCTTATTACCCAATGTAGGAGTGAAGACAACCATCTCGAGGCCGACGCCGCAGCCACGGTTCTCCGTGACgactaagggcatgtacattggtttagacggatggtgtctgtaatactactccatgtcatctatagacaatgatatagacagtgtatacaatagtctgtctgtaagttatctatttttagtcatagctatatgtgagtataagttatagacacccttcatacaacaataaaagtggtgtctgtaagctgtctgtaagaagcctacagactgtctgtaactttacagacagcctcctctctcctcattctctttcctccacatcaccaaaatcacctataactacctcttacagacagctgaatcatcaccattgtacatacCCTAACGTCTCGGCGCAGAATCCGGAGACGATGTGGGCTGCCTCGACGTGTCGGTTGATGAAGGACGGGTCCGTCAGGATGCCGTGCCATCGCCTGGAGACGCAGCGGCACCGGCCGACGTCCCACGTAGGCAGCTTCAGCAGTGTCTCGCGCAGAATCACCTCTGCCATTGACTCCATCGTTCGTTCGTGTGATATCACCAACATAATTAAGGAACGACCCAAGTCCCATGGCATATATATCAGCGCGTAGCCTGGAGGAGATCAAAGTCTTGAATTGTTTTCTGAGTTGAGCAAGGAAAGCTGAATTGAATCCAAAGACTCTAGGCGTGTGATATCACCAACATAATTAAGTCTAGGATTATTGTTGAATCCAAAGACTCTAGGCGTGGTATGTGCGTTTTGGACCGAACCGGAGCCTATGTACCTAATTAACCACAAGCACCAATTCGTATTTTCCATAAATGTCCAGTCtagcttttttttgcgaaatcaAAAACGCTCACACATAGGTGCACACATTCACCCTTATAAAcggacacacgcacaccctacctatATGAGAACCTTCGAGAGACTGCGTCGAAGAATTGATCCGGTGGGTCTTgatattgacgaagtcaccacaagcgcctcgctgtcgacatgaacgtcgcctcccactaaagAATATTTCGCCTTTACGAGACACTCAAAGTGTTAAATCTAGAATTTAAACTCTGATAGGCTAGGGGTGCCACTGCATTCCTAACTATCCAACCACGAGTTGCTTCTCAATGTCCAGTCTAGCTAGGACTCATGGCACGACGGTCACAATTTTGTTGTGTACTTTTGACGTGTGTTCTTGGGCGGAACCATGCCTTGCGCGCTAGCCGTGTCGAGCGACTCTTGGTCATTGCTATTGAGCATGAGAGCTTCGAGTATGTGTTCAGTTTAATTGGGTAGatcataggtttaaactacatattACTACGATTACcgttatttggtcgctttggctatgtagaaatgacaatatTTTTAACGACAAAAACCCTTCTCTTATACGTACAGGTTATCTACCGTTGCAccactttgctccgttcatgatcgactcttcagcgcatggagaataaagacctatttacggaggtgacTATGCAGTTGGAGGACAATGCGAAGGACTTTATTATCCAATCTAAGTGGCAGCATAATCTCATGATTGATCTTCCACCACCTTTGGAGTCGATACATTTTCATGTTGATTAGTGTATCGAGCCTTTCTATCTTTTGTATCCGTACTATATATGGTTGAAACAGTCGTGTGCATCTTCATTTGTAGATACTAGGTGCAATATCTAAACCTTTTAAGTATTAAAACACCTTTTACAAAAGAAGGTTTCATGCAATAGCCGCCCTGATCAAGCATTAGTGTTCAACCCGACCAAGCGTGCTCGAAAAGGGGATCCTTTGTCTCGGTTAACCTATCTTTTTTTTGCGACACAAGGTACAATCATAGATGTTCACATATACATACATACAATCAACCTGATGAATGCACTATGAATGCACAAGGATACCCTACCTTATTAACACCTCTAATAGACTATGTCCGAGAAACTGATTCATTAGGTGTTGAGATTGACGAGATCACCGCAAACGCCTCGCTATCAATGAAAACATCGCCTCTCATTGAATAATACTAAGTCTTTCTGAGACATCAAAGTGTCAAATGGATTTAAATTGTTGTGGGTTAAGAATGCCACTTCCCTCTAACCTTCGAACCACACTTTGATTCTTGACCTATGTGAGAATCCTTTGTTACCGCCAACACTCACCGCGCTAGTGTTTCGAGATGCGTAATATAGATAGATGGGATAAATAAGGACATGTACAATACAGTACAATGTAAATATGACGAATTAAGAAAAATAATCTCAAATATGCAGATGCAATTAGTAACATCAAATTAAGTGGTGCATACGTCACGTCGATCGCTTGTGTCACCTTAGCTAGCTAGCAGTAGTCACGAAGAAGCAATGAATCATCAACTAGTTAGCTATACCACATGGCGCAAGCTCGCACGGCAGCTTGGTCCGTCCGgcaggcccgccgccgccggcgttggcGCGGCGGAAGCGGGCGCCCTCGATGAGCACGCGCTGGGCGGAACTGAGGAGCGCGCCGTTGAGGTGGTCGATGACGCTGGCTGTGGTCGGGTACAGGAAGGGTCCTCCGGGGGCGTTGTAGTAAGCGTTGAGCAGCGCCGCCGTGGCCTCTCGGAGCAGCGTACGGTAGGCGTCGCCGCGGCCGTCGAGCGCGTCGCGCAGGGTCATGTCCGGGCCGTACCGCTGCGCCGCCAGCGGGCCGAACGCCATGGCCACCGTGGTGTTGGGGGTCACCACCTTCCAGTGGCACCGGTGCTCAGGCACCGCCCACCTGTCGTACGCGCACGCTGAGCCCTGGGATGGAGGTGGCGTGGAGGGTGGTGGCGGCGTGGGGAGCGGTTGGGGCTCTGGGTTCGGTAGGGCGGGACGCTCCTGCGGCACCGTAGGCGGGCGGCGCCAGATGGGAGGCAGGAGCCGCGGCCTGCGTCGCCAGAACGGGGGCAGAGGCGGCGCAGGCGACGACACTGGGGCCGGCGCTGCCACCGACAGAGGCGGCGCTGGTGGCGAAGACGATGGAGCGTTGGCGGCAACCGCGGCCGGAGCGGGAGGTGCGTGCGGGACGGCGGGGCAGAAGTCCATGGGTTTGTCGGGCTGGGAGAGGAGCGGCTGGACGGTGTAGAGCGCGAGGCCGAGCATGCGGAATGCGAGGGTGAGCTCCCGCGGCTCGGCGGCGCCGGAGTCGGAGCAGTGGCCGCTGGCGTGGACGACGCGCGCCGTGCAGCGGTTCATGTCCGGGGAGCCCTCCATCCTGACGGAGAAGCCGCCGAACCAGTTGGTGCTGCACTCCCGGACCGTCATGGGGgtgtcgccgccgccgcactgGATCGCCACGCGCGCACCTGCATCCATGGACCAATCGCATCCGCCGTCCGCCATGCATGCACATTGCAAGGGAGGGAGGTGCCGGTAACACTTGGGTTAGGTGGGCGGCCATGGACGCGTGCAGGCACGGACACTGCAGTTAGAGAAGTAGCTAGAGTGGTTACGTACCGTAGAGGGGGTAGTCGAAGAGGCCCCGGGCACCGTCCTTGCACTGGTCGCAGAACACCATGCCGGCGACGACCGTGCTGCTGCTCCCCGCCGACTCCACCGCCGATGccgtcagcagcagcagcagcaccacggcCATAGCCATGGCCGCGGCGCTGTCGGCCACGCGAACAGCCGCCATAGCGCGCGCGCTGGCTTACGTACGTACCAAAGCGCTCGTGGAGATGGTTGGCCGGTCTACGGCGCTCTGCGGTGTGCCGGCCGGCGGCGACGTGATTTATATGCCAGCTGAGCAGCCACGTACGCGCGCAGCTTTGTGTGAGCGGGAGTTGTATATGAGGAGCAAATGGGCTTTGCGTGTCCACCGGCTAAAGACCTAGCTTATCGCTAGCTACTTAATTGTTTGGTCAACTACATGTAGTATATTCTCAAACCTTCCATCCATCCACGACTTGGCTCTACATATATATCCTCAGTCCAAACGTTCATGTGCAGGAGACCAAAAGGTTGTGAGCTCATCAATCGACCTTCACAGTAAAATGTTTGGTGCTACATGTATGATGAGATGTTTCTCAAATTGATTGGAAATGACTAAGAGTGAAAAGATATGTGTATATATGGATCTTTCCGGAAACATATTTGTAAGTTGTTTGAAACAAAGGAATATCTATAAGACTATTGCTTAGAAATGTCACATAATATGGAATATTTCTGAAGCCCATTGAAGTAGTATATATGGTTGAAATAAGTAAAAAATAAATCAAATGTGTGATATTTGGAGAGTATTTCTAGAATTGATTAAATTATGTCTAAATATTTAAAATTTGTGTGATTTTCTGCAATATATTTATAAACTTTATGGCAAAGAAATATCACTGAAAATATTAAATTTTCTTAATTAAAGTGCCAACCAATATAAAATATTCCTAGAACTGAATGAAGAAAAAATAATCAAAAATTCGTAAAATCTTCTGAAATTGATTGATATATGAAAAAGTGATTGAATATATTCATGAAATGTCACTAGCATGTTTTTCCCATATGTGAGCGACCCGAGGTCTATCAATCTCAACAAGTATTAACATAGAATTCctaatggaggaggaagaggtggagggAAAGGAGAAGGACCTGGGTGTCCTAGGCGAAACAATAGGATACGTCAACATCAGTTTGATTTGTGGTCGTGAGGAGGAA includes:
- the LOC124689459 gene encoding WW domain-binding protein 11-like, yielding MAAVRVADSAAAMAMAVVLLLLLTASAVESAGSSSTVVAGMVFCDQCKDGARGLFDYPLYGARVAIQCGGGDTPMTVRECSTNWFGGFSVRMEGSPDMNRCTARVVHASGHCSDSGAAEPRELTLAFRMLGLALYTVQPLLSQPDKPMDFCPAVPHAPPAPAAVAANAPSSSPPAPPLSVAAPAPVSSPAPPLPPFWRRRPRLLPPIWRRPPTVPQERPALPNPEPQPLPTPPPPSTPPPSQGSACAYDRWAVPEHRCHWKVVTPNTTVAMAFGPLAAQRYGPDMTLRDALDGRGDAYRTLLREATAALLNAYYNAPGGPFLYPTTASVIDHLNGALLSSAQRVLIEGARFRRANAGGGGPAGRTKLPCELAPCGIAN